One window from the genome of Dyadobacter sp. CECT 9275 encodes:
- a CDS encoding MCP four helix bundle domain-containing protein, which produces MMKWSFVIQQKLKAAFLLTGIMLAIILGTLVSRQNIKGINKSFSSIYQDRLLPTTTIIYMTENLYGKRLTLERYLLSGQDMPVGDLKERLQHHNAKIDSLVTSFEGTYLVDQEAKSLVALKNRMNEYALLEKMILNFYTSGHYEEGKKLFEGAGASTFQSTIMNLNELTTIQSSVGQELIKESKSDIANVDNILLFQISMAVVIGLIILAVIQSAQIIKHPGGKGGKEHQFNLN; this is translated from the coding sequence ATGATGAAATGGTCATTTGTAATTCAGCAAAAGTTAAAAGCAGCATTCCTGTTAACGGGTATTATGCTGGCAATTATTTTAGGTACGCTGGTGTCCCGCCAGAATATTAAAGGGATCAACAAATCGTTTTCTTCGATTTATCAGGACCGGCTGTTGCCTACCACCACCATTATTTACATGACCGAGAATTTATACGGGAAACGTTTAACTCTGGAAAGATATCTGCTTTCCGGACAGGATATGCCCGTCGGAGATCTGAAGGAACGCCTGCAGCATCATAATGCGAAAATAGATTCTCTGGTTACATCCTTTGAAGGTACTTACCTCGTCGATCAGGAAGCAAAGAGCCTTGTAGCTCTTAAAAACCGGATGAACGAATATGCACTTTTAGAGAAGATGATATTGAATTTTTATACCTCGGGTCATTATGAAGAAGGGAAAAAGCTATTCGAAGGAGCTGGCGCGAGTACCTTTCAGAGTACCATCATGAATCTGAATGAGCTGACAACGATACAGTCCAGCGTGGGGCAGGAACTGATCAAAGAATCAAAGAGCGATATAGCGAATGTAGATAATATTCTGCTATTCCAGATTTCCATGGCGGTGGTAATCGGGCTGATCATTCTGGCTGTCATACAGAGCGCTCAGATCATCAAACACCCTGGCGGCAAAGGTGGGAAAGAACATCAGTTTAATTTGAACTGA
- a CDS encoding TonB-dependent receptor domain-containing protein yields the protein MKNHSSIKVGVFVFLSSLLCHAEGFAQAPGNVPVTVGATTSKGNSRISGAIIDSTLSKGVEFASIALFTMADNKAVDGTVADENGKFSMTKIAPGSYRLLISFIGFKDKTVNNIKVEKGKDVELGNIRLAANVQTLQEVTITGEKSMVEEKVDRLVYNAEKDITSKGGDAADLLRKVPMLSVDLDGNVSLRGSSNIRVLINNKPSTIIASNVADALKQIPADMIKSVEVITSPSAKYDAEGSGGIINIITKKNNLQGLTLNVDSGVGNRGTNLGLNGSYRKGKMGFTLGGFGRAFYNKAESVLDQTTFSGLNASQTHQRSTARDRGLFGQYALGWDYDLGKNQALSAGLRYGTRNFIQKQNLSIDQYSNNVFDATTQRKVDRKDLSGTVDFNVDYIRTFKPQQEWSISTLYSRTGLTNNFNTDLLNESGAVSSQIKNENKNYNSEFTLQTDYQTPIGKNQLIEFGAKGIFRTVNSDYRYLLAGESGNFVLDPNNPAGALNYNQNVGAGYVSYTLTTLKKYTFKLGTRYEYTGIVADLGEKGSVSIPDYGNLVPSINVSKTFGASTLKAAYNRRIQRPGIQQLNPNVNLSNPQSISMGNPALSPELTDNFELGLSTNIKKTYVNVSAFARQTNNSITQIRTTVDTLAGAILTTYDNVGKQQAYGFNVFANVYLTPKWTVNGSLDVLHSYLEGQTTGADGTSVPANNSGWNYGGRIMSQISLKQGWGLQAFGFYRGKEIQLQGNRTGFYMYSLGFKKDFPNKKGSIGFGAENFLGKGVRLTSNLKSEQFNQTGVNQLYNRNFKITFNYSIGKMSFDAPRKKTKSVNNTDVVGGEQK from the coding sequence ATGAAAAATCATTCGAGTATTAAAGTCGGTGTCTTTGTTTTTCTTTCATCCTTACTGTGTCATGCGGAAGGATTTGCCCAAGCGCCTGGGAATGTGCCGGTAACCGTTGGTGCGACCACCTCAAAAGGAAATTCCAGAATTTCGGGAGCAATTATCGATTCTACATTGTCCAAAGGAGTGGAGTTTGCCAGTATTGCGCTATTTACCATGGCAGATAACAAAGCGGTTGACGGAACGGTAGCCGATGAGAACGGGAAATTTTCCATGACCAAAATCGCGCCCGGAAGCTATCGTCTTCTCATTTCTTTTATTGGCTTCAAAGATAAAACGGTCAATAACATTAAAGTAGAAAAGGGAAAGGATGTTGAGCTGGGCAATATTCGGCTTGCGGCAAATGTGCAGACCCTTCAGGAAGTAACGATCACGGGCGAAAAATCCATGGTGGAAGAGAAAGTGGACAGGCTGGTTTACAATGCGGAAAAAGATATTACCTCCAAAGGTGGGGATGCGGCTGATCTGCTCAGAAAGGTACCGATGTTATCCGTTGATCTGGATGGTAATGTATCGTTGCGTGGGAGTTCCAACATCCGCGTACTGATTAACAACAAGCCCTCTACTATTATTGCCAGCAATGTTGCGGATGCGCTGAAACAAATACCGGCCGACATGATCAAGTCGGTGGAGGTGATCACATCCCCCTCTGCGAAGTATGACGCGGAAGGTTCGGGAGGGATCATCAATATCATTACAAAAAAGAATAACCTGCAGGGACTTACTTTGAATGTCGACTCTGGCGTTGGAAACAGAGGTACCAACCTGGGGCTCAACGGCAGTTATCGGAAGGGGAAAATGGGTTTCACCCTGGGAGGCTTCGGACGTGCCTTTTATAATAAAGCTGAAAGTGTTCTGGATCAGACCACTTTTTCGGGTCTTAACGCTTCTCAGACACACCAGCGTTCAACAGCCAGAGACCGGGGGCTTTTCGGGCAATACGCTTTGGGCTGGGATTACGATCTGGGTAAAAACCAGGCACTCTCTGCCGGGTTGAGATATGGAACCCGGAATTTTATCCAAAAACAAAACCTTTCCATAGATCAGTATAGCAACAACGTGTTTGATGCCACCACCCAGCGTAAGGTAGACCGCAAGGATCTTTCCGGAACGGTGGATTTTAATGTGGATTATATCCGCACTTTTAAGCCACAGCAGGAATGGAGCATATCTACTTTATACAGCCGTACGGGACTCACCAACAATTTCAATACCGACCTTTTGAATGAAAGCGGCGCTGTTTCCAGTCAGATCAAAAACGAGAATAAAAATTACAATTCAGAATTTACCCTGCAAACGGATTATCAAACCCCCATTGGGAAGAATCAGCTGATCGAATTCGGAGCCAAGGGGATTTTCAGGACAGTGAACAGCGACTATAGATACCTGTTGGCCGGAGAATCAGGCAATTTTGTCCTGGATCCGAACAATCCTGCCGGGGCGCTGAACTATAACCAGAACGTAGGCGCAGGATATGTTTCCTACACGCTTACAACCCTTAAAAAGTACACATTCAAACTGGGTACACGTTACGAGTATACCGGGATTGTGGCGGACCTGGGAGAAAAGGGTTCGGTAAGTATACCCGATTACGGTAATCTGGTACCCAGTATCAATGTCTCAAAAACTTTTGGCGCTTCTACGCTCAAAGCTGCCTACAACCGAAGGATCCAACGGCCGGGAATTCAGCAGCTCAACCCCAATGTGAACCTGTCTAATCCGCAGAGCATCAGCATGGGTAATCCTGCCCTGAGCCCCGAACTGACCGATAATTTTGAACTGGGGCTGAGTACCAACATCAAGAAAACCTATGTGAACGTATCGGCTTTTGCGCGGCAGACCAACAACTCCATTACACAGATCAGAACCACGGTAGATACCCTCGCCGGGGCTATTCTTACGACTTATGATAATGTCGGTAAACAGCAGGCGTACGGTTTTAATGTTTTTGCCAATGTTTACCTTACTCCGAAATGGACAGTGAACGGAAGTCTGGATGTATTACACTCCTATCTGGAAGGGCAAACTACCGGAGCGGACGGCACTTCGGTACCTGCGAACAATTCAGGATGGAATTACGGGGGAAGGATTATGTCTCAAATTTCCCTGAAACAAGGCTGGGGCCTTCAGGCCTTTGGCTTTTACCGCGGCAAAGAGATTCAGCTGCAAGGTAACCGTACCGGATTCTATATGTATTCACTGGGATTCAAGAAGGACTTTCCTAATAAAAAAGGAAGCATTGGTTTTGGCGCTGAAAACTTTTTGGGCAAAGGAGTACGCCTTACCTCCAATCTGAAATCCGAACAGTTTAATCAGACAGGCGTAAACCAGCTGTACAACAGGAATTTTAAAATAACATTTAATTATTCAATCGGGAAAATGAGTTTTGATGCACCCCGCAAGAAAACCAAATCTGTAAACAATACCGATGTGGTAGGCGGAGAGCAAAAGTAA
- a CDS encoding DUF6962 family protein, with the protein MNEVTIDFSKVHQIKIFGVTVMEPSTVLSSLAMTVVCLYAFIHLNRLGRAHRMYKQIQYFFLFMGIATAIGGVLGHGFLYVTGMRGKIPGWFASMIAVALFERAAIWHIKPLLARKSGLFLGWLNYAELFIFFVLTFITLNFVVVEVHAFYGLFLMLFLIELYVYKKKRDPGSPYIFIATALGAVSAGLHALKFSFGPWFNYNDISHISMGASIWYYYQGARHMTFYGEEMAEIEEIKQELDITD; encoded by the coding sequence ATGAATGAGGTTACTATAGATTTCAGCAAGGTTCACCAGATCAAAATTTTTGGAGTAACAGTAATGGAACCGTCCACGGTCCTTTCAAGCCTGGCCATGACCGTCGTTTGTTTATACGCTTTTATCCACCTCAACCGGCTCGGCCGGGCACATAGAATGTACAAGCAGATCCAGTACTTTTTTCTTTTTATGGGAATTGCTACGGCTATTGGCGGGGTACTGGGTCACGGATTTTTGTATGTCACAGGAATGAGGGGAAAAATACCAGGCTGGTTTGCCAGTATGATTGCCGTGGCCTTATTTGAACGTGCGGCCATCTGGCATATCAAGCCTCTGCTTGCCAGGAAAAGCGGATTGTTTCTGGGCTGGCTTAACTATGCTGAACTTTTCATATTTTTCGTACTGACCTTTATAACATTGAATTTTGTGGTCGTAGAAGTCCACGCGTTCTACGGGCTTTTCCTCATGCTGTTTCTGATAGAACTTTACGTATACAAAAAAAAGCGGGACCCCGGAAGCCCGTATATTTTTATTGCTACCGCTCTGGGAGCCGTTTCAGCAGGTCTTCATGCGCTGAAATTCAGCTTTGGCCCCTGGTTTAATTATAATGACATCAGCCACATCAGTATGGGAGCTTCCATCTGGTATTATTATCAGGGTGCACGGCATATGACTTTTTACGGTGAAGAAATGGCGGAAATCGAGGAAATAAAACAGGAGCTGGACATAACGGACTAA